In Streptomyces ambofaciens ATCC 23877, a single genomic region encodes these proteins:
- a CDS encoding serine/threonine-protein kinase — protein sequence MNMAMMRLRREDPRVVGSFRLHRRLGAGGMGVVYLGSDKKGQRVALKVIRPDLAEDQEFRSRFAREVSAARRIRGGCTARLVAADLEADRPWFATQYVPGPSLHDKVVDGGPLGAADVAAVGAALSEGLVAVHEAGVVHRDLKPSNILLSPKGPRIIDFGIAWATGASTLTHVGTAVGSPGFLAPEQVRGAAVTPATDVFSLGATLAYASMGDSPFGHGSSEVMLYRVVHEEAQLHGVPDALAPLVRACLAKDPEERPSTLQLSLRLKEIAAREAQGLADVRPPAPRSPEADLPTGRLADTYPERAQRRPQSRPGAQGTPVPRSTPGSRGPTPARGADPSRGGGPSRGADPSRGGTPSRGGSGSRGGGNGPGARSGSRPTPASRGNTGRNTSRHNSGGRPTPRGGPGRTAPRTTGTRWRRPANPRLLRQRLFVFVVVTLLVALGIAAAQGCQGPSRGLGEERGGVRAQQEQVDGRGDTPGRHAVGL from the coding sequence ATGAACATGGCGATGATGCGCCTGAGGCGCGAGGACCCGCGCGTCGTCGGCTCGTTCAGGCTTCACAGACGGCTCGGCGCGGGTGGAATGGGCGTGGTCTACCTGGGCTCCGACAAGAAGGGGCAGCGGGTCGCGCTGAAGGTCATCCGGCCGGACCTGGCCGAGGACCAGGAGTTCCGCTCGCGATTCGCCCGGGAGGTGTCGGCGGCCCGGCGCATCCGCGGGGGCTGCACCGCGCGGCTGGTCGCCGCGGACCTGGAGGCGGACCGTCCCTGGTTCGCCACGCAGTACGTGCCCGGCCCCTCCCTGCACGACAAGGTCGTCGACGGGGGGCCGCTCGGAGCGGCGGACGTCGCCGCCGTGGGCGCCGCCCTGTCCGAGGGACTGGTCGCCGTGCACGAGGCGGGCGTGGTGCACCGGGACCTGAAGCCGTCCAACATCCTGCTGTCCCCCAAGGGGCCGCGGATCATCGACTTCGGCATCGCGTGGGCGACGGGCGCCTCGACGCTCACGCACGTCGGCACCGCCGTCGGCTCACCCGGGTTCCTCGCGCCCGAGCAGGTGCGCGGAGCGGCGGTCACCCCGGCCACGGACGTGTTCTCGCTCGGCGCGACGCTGGCCTACGCCTCGATGGGCGACTCACCGTTCGGGCACGGCAGTTCCGAGGTGATGCTGTACCGCGTGGTGCACGAGGAGGCGCAGCTCCACGGCGTCCCGGACGCCCTCGCTCCGCTGGTACGGGCGTGCCTGGCCAAGGACCCCGAGGAACGCCCCAGCACGCTGCAACTGTCCCTGCGGCTCAAGGAGATCGCCGCCCGGGAGGCCCAGGGCCTGGCCGACGTACGGCCGCCCGCGCCGCGCAGCCCGGAGGCCGACCTTCCCACGGGACGGCTCGCCGACACCTATCCGGAGCGTGCTCAGCGGCGTCCGCAGAGCCGGCCGGGCGCGCAGGGCACGCCCGTCCCACGGAGCACGCCGGGATCCCGTGGGCCGACGCCCGCACGCGGCGCCGACCCGTCGCGCGGCGGCGGTCCCTCGCGCGGTGCCGATCCCTCGCGCGGTGGCACGCCGTCGCGGGGCGGCAGTGGCTCGCGCGGCGGTGGCAACGGCCCGGGCGCCCGCTCCGGGTCACGGCCCACACCCGCCTCCCGCGGCAACACCGGCCGGAACACCTCCCGCCACAACAGCGGGGGCCGGCCCACGCCGCGCGGAGGCCCCGGCCGTACGGCGCCGAGGACGACCGGGACCCGCTGGCGGCGGCCGGCCAATCCGCGGTTGCTGCGGCAGCGTCTGTTCGTGTTCGTGGTCGTCACCCTGCTGGTCGCGTTGGGCATCGCCGCCGCGCAGGGCTGCCAGGGGCCGTCCAGGGGACTGGGCGAGGAACGGGGCGGTGTGCGGGCGCAGCAGGAGCAGGTCGACGGGCGCGGCGACACGCCGGGGCGGCACGCGGTCGGACTGTAG
- a CDS encoding chorismate-binding protein yields MLDLPPLARFGDRLATGLLDVTSDPAALESEGFWAVCADFEGRLTCARFADVRTEAVPAPVPGGWRGPAVGDWASSLDRAAYTAAVRRIRAHIAAGEVYQANLCRVLSAPVAPGADVDALTALLARGNPAPYAGTIRLPGHGVEIATASPELFLRRDGRVVESGPIKGTGRTEADLLEKDYAENVMIVDLVRNDIGRVCATGSVTVPDLCAVEKHPGLVHLVSTVRGELRAGAGWPELLDAAFPPGSVTGAPKSSALRIIDALENAPRGPYCGGIGWVDADRGTGELAVGIRTFWIDRPAGLLRFGTGAGITWGSDPEGEWRETELKASRLLAVASGVYEVTESGEAVQT; encoded by the coding sequence GTGCTCGACCTGCCTCCCCTCGCCCGCTTCGGCGACCGCCTCGCCACCGGTCTCCTCGACGTCACGAGCGATCCCGCGGCCCTGGAGTCCGAGGGCTTCTGGGCCGTCTGCGCGGACTTCGAGGGCCGTCTGACCTGCGCCCGCTTCGCGGACGTACGGACGGAAGCGGTGCCGGCCCCGGTACCGGGCGGATGGCGGGGGCCGGCGGTCGGTGACTGGGCGTCCTCCCTCGACCGCGCCGCGTACACCGCGGCCGTGCGGCGGATACGCGCGCACATCGCCGCCGGTGAGGTCTACCAGGCCAACCTCTGCCGGGTGCTCTCGGCGCCCGTCGCCCCCGGCGCCGACGTGGACGCCCTCACCGCCCTGCTGGCCCGCGGCAACCCGGCGCCGTACGCCGGAACTATCCGGCTGCCGGGGCACGGCGTCGAGATCGCCACCGCGTCCCCCGAGCTGTTCCTGCGCCGCGACGGCCGGGTCGTCGAGTCCGGGCCGATCAAGGGAACCGGACGGACCGAGGCCGACCTGCTGGAGAAGGACTACGCCGAGAACGTGATGATCGTGGACCTGGTCCGCAACGACATCGGGCGGGTCTGCGCCACCGGCAGTGTGACGGTGCCCGACCTGTGCGCGGTGGAGAAGCACCCGGGACTCGTGCACCTGGTGTCGACGGTGCGCGGCGAGCTGCGCGCGGGCGCCGGCTGGCCGGAGCTGCTCGACGCGGCCTTTCCGCCCGGGTCCGTGACCGGCGCGCCCAAGTCGAGCGCCCTGCGGATCATCGACGCGCTGGAGAACGCGCCCCGGGGCCCGTACTGCGGGGGCATCGGCTGGGTCGACGCCGACCGGGGCACCGGGGAGCTGGCCGTCGGCATCCGCACCTTCTGGATCGACCGGCCCGCGGGGCTGCTGCGCTTCGGCACCGGCGCCGGCATCACCTGGGGGTCCGACCCCGAGGGGGAGTGGCGGGAGACGGAACTGAAGGCGTCCCGGCTGCTCGCGGTAGCGTCGGGGGTGTACGAGGTGACCGAAAGCGGAGAGGCGGTACAGACGTGA
- a CDS encoding aminotransferase class IV — protein MKIWLDGGLQDTDSARVSVFDHGLTVGDGIFETVKTVDGRPFALTRHLDRLTRSARGLGLPDPDLDEVRRACAAVIEANPMPLGRLRVTYTGGHGPLGSDRGEHGPTLVVALGETGRRPDSTAVVTVPWTRNERGALTGLKTTSYAENVVALARARERGASEALFGNTVGQLCEGTGSNVFVVLDGEIHTPPVASGCLAGITRALAVEWTGARETDLPLEVLERADEIFLTSTLRDVQAVHRVDDRELPGAPGPVTAKAMRIFEERSGDDLDP, from the coding sequence GTGAAGATCTGGCTCGACGGCGGGTTGCAGGACACCGATTCCGCCCGCGTCTCCGTCTTCGACCACGGGCTGACCGTGGGCGACGGCATCTTCGAGACGGTGAAGACGGTGGACGGCAGGCCGTTCGCGCTGACCCGGCATCTCGACCGGCTGACCCGTTCGGCACGCGGCCTGGGGCTGCCCGATCCCGACCTCGACGAGGTCCGTCGCGCCTGCGCGGCCGTCATCGAGGCCAACCCGATGCCGCTGGGCCGACTGCGCGTCACCTACACCGGCGGCCACGGTCCGCTCGGCTCCGACCGCGGCGAACACGGCCCGACCCTCGTCGTCGCCCTCGGCGAGACCGGCCGCCGCCCCGATTCCACGGCCGTCGTCACGGTCCCCTGGACCCGCAACGAGCGCGGCGCGCTCACCGGGCTGAAGACCACCTCCTACGCCGAGAACGTCGTCGCCCTCGCCCGCGCCCGCGAACGGGGCGCCTCGGAGGCACTGTTCGGCAACACGGTCGGGCAGCTCTGCGAGGGCACCGGGTCGAACGTCTTCGTGGTCCTCGACGGCGAGATCCACACCCCGCCCGTTGCCTCCGGCTGCCTCGCCGGCATCACCCGCGCCCTCGCCGTGGAGTGGACCGGCGCCCGCGAGACCGACCTCCCGCTGGAGGTCCTGGAGCGCGCCGACGAGATCTTCCTGACCTCCACGCTGCGGGACGTCCAGGCCGTGCACCGCGTGGACGACCGCGAACTGCCGGGCGCCCCGGGGCCGGTGACCGCGAAGGCCATGCGGATCTTCGAGGAGCGGTCCGGGGACGACCTGGACCCGTGA
- a CDS encoding GNAT family N-acetyltransferase, translating to MTTTLRPTEPLQRAADGTRSRRYQVCVNSRPVGAIRLATSHAFGDSVAVIDELRIDEPDRRRGRGTVAALAAEEVARGWGCRRIEASVAGDAEAGLGLARTLGYVLRNRGMTKPLGDAPPALPAGSAARPMTRDEFETWHAYESQEYARTWIERGVPEAEAHAKARRDHELLLPRGLDTENMLFSVLEQEGVRVGVLWLALREDRAYVFDVEADAAHRGRGHGRTLMLLAEAQAIAAGRPLIGLNVFAGNTPAERLYESLGYTTTRYSFYKPLL from the coding sequence ATGACCACGACCCTGCGGCCGACCGAGCCGCTTCAGCGCGCCGCCGACGGGACGCGTTCACGCCGCTACCAGGTCTGCGTGAACAGCCGTCCCGTCGGCGCGATACGCCTCGCCACCTCGCACGCCTTCGGCGACTCGGTCGCCGTGATCGACGAACTGCGCATCGACGAACCGGACCGCAGGCGAGGCCGGGGCACGGTCGCCGCGCTCGCGGCCGAGGAGGTCGCGCGGGGCTGGGGCTGCCGGCGGATCGAGGCGAGCGTCGCCGGTGACGCCGAGGCCGGACTGGGCCTGGCACGAACCCTCGGCTACGTCCTGCGCAACCGCGGCATGACCAAGCCCCTCGGCGACGCCCCGCCCGCCCTGCCCGCGGGCAGCGCCGCGCGGCCCATGACCCGGGACGAGTTCGAGACCTGGCACGCCTACGAGTCGCAGGAGTACGCCCGTACCTGGATCGAGCGGGGGGTCCCCGAGGCCGAGGCGCACGCCAAGGCGCGCCGCGATCACGAGCTGCTCCTGCCGCGAGGGCTCGACACCGAGAACATGCTGTTCAGCGTGTTGGAGCAGGAGGGTGTGCGGGTCGGCGTCCTGTGGCTGGCGCTGCGCGAGGACCGGGCCTACGTGTTCGACGTCGAGGCCGACGCGGCCCATCGGGGCCGGGGACACGGCCGTACGCTGATGCTGCTGGCCGAGGCGCAGGCGATCGCCGCCGGGCGGCCGCTGATCGGTCTCAACGTCTTCGCCGGGAACACCCCGGCCGAGCGGCTGTACGAGTCGCTCGGCTACACGACCACGCGGTACAGCTTCTACAAGCCCCTGCTCTAG
- the cobA gene encoding uroporphyrinogen-III C-methyltransferase, translating into MAEHPAYPVGLRLTGRRVVVLGGGQVAQRRLPALIAAGADIRLVSPAATPSVEAMADAGEIAWERRPYTEGDLADAWYALIATSDTEANAAASAEAERHRVWCVRSDDADRATAWTPATGHSEGVTVAVLTTNARGRDPRHTAAIRDAVVEGLRDGTLVAPHHRTRTAGVALVGGGPGDPDLITVRGRRLLAEADVVIADRLGPRDLLAELPPHVEVIDAAKIPYGRFMAQEAINNALIEHAKQGKAVVRLKGGDPFVFGRGMEEAQALADAGIPCTVVPGISSSISVPGAAGIPVTHRGVAHEFTVVSGHVAPDDERSLVDWPSLAKLTGTLVILMGVDKIGRIAETLVAHGKSPETPVALVQEGTTAAQRRVDATLATVADTVVEQEVKPPAVIVVGEVVGVGPYSGTGPHGAA; encoded by the coding sequence ATGGCCGAACACCCCGCCTACCCCGTAGGCCTCCGCCTCACCGGCCGTCGCGTGGTCGTCCTCGGTGGCGGTCAGGTCGCCCAGCGCCGCCTGCCGGCCCTCATCGCGGCGGGCGCGGACATCCGCCTCGTCTCCCCCGCGGCGACCCCCTCGGTCGAGGCGATGGCGGACGCGGGAGAGATCGCCTGGGAGCGGCGCCCGTACACGGAGGGCGACCTCGCGGACGCCTGGTACGCCCTGATCGCCACCAGCGACACCGAGGCCAACGCCGCCGCCTCCGCCGAGGCCGAGCGGCACCGCGTCTGGTGCGTCCGCTCCGACGACGCCGACCGGGCCACGGCCTGGACCCCGGCGACCGGCCACAGCGAGGGCGTCACCGTCGCCGTGCTCACCACGAACGCGCGCGGCCGCGACCCCCGCCACACCGCCGCCATCCGGGACGCGGTCGTGGAGGGCCTGCGCGACGGCACCCTCGTCGCCCCGCACCACCGCACCCGCACCGCGGGCGTCGCCCTCGTCGGCGGCGGCCCGGGCGACCCGGACCTGATCACCGTCCGCGGCCGCCGCCTGCTCGCCGAGGCCGACGTCGTCATCGCGGACCGGCTCGGCCCGCGCGACCTGCTGGCCGAGCTGCCGCCGCACGTCGAGGTCATCGACGCGGCGAAGATCCCGTACGGCCGTTTCATGGCCCAGGAGGCCATCAACAACGCGCTGATCGAGCACGCCAAGCAGGGCAAGGCGGTCGTCCGGCTGAAGGGCGGCGACCCGTTCGTCTTCGGCCGGGGCATGGAGGAGGCGCAGGCGCTGGCCGACGCGGGCATCCCCTGCACCGTCGTCCCCGGCATCTCCAGCTCCATCTCGGTCCCCGGAGCGGCCGGCATCCCGGTCACCCACCGGGGCGTCGCCCACGAGTTCACCGTGGTCAGCGGCCACGTCGCCCCCGACGACGAGCGCTCCCTGGTGGACTGGCCGTCGCTGGCCAAGCTCACCGGCACCCTCGTGATCCTGATGGGCGTCGACAAGATCGGCCGGATCGCCGAGACCCTCGTCGCGCACGGCAAGTCCCCCGAGACCCCGGTCGCCCTCGTCCAGGAGGGGACCACGGCCGCCCAGCGCCGGGTCGACGCGACCCTCGCGACAGTCGCCGACACGGTCGTCGAGCAGGAGGTCAAGCCGCCCGCCGTCATCGTCGTCGGCGAGGTCGTCGGCGTCGGCCCGTACAGCGGCACCGGCCCCCACGGAGCGGCGTGA
- a CDS encoding phosphotransferase family protein — MTTDALLPSLTARLRDAAHARTAACPCGTAPRAETTLADRPDATVVRHAGTVAKAHAADTDPVELARRVTVAARLPGILLPPLGPTPVTLHERLVTYWPYGTPVDPQDPDAAPWEAAATLLARLHRSPAPAAVPPMRGPAKAAQAVARLRATAPGHPATAPVLDAWAGLPAWARGEAAMPDATTLCHGDLHLGQLVRHPAPEGPWLLIDVDDLGTGVPAWDLARPAAWYACGLLPPDDWHRFLTAYRSAGGPAVPSHADPWTALDVPARALTVQTAARALTKAVAAGRAPDEVERSLIDACARMPSVRP; from the coding sequence GTGACAACGGACGCCCTCCTCCCCTCCCTGACCGCCCGTCTCCGGGACGCGGCCCACGCCCGCACCGCGGCCTGCCCCTGCGGCACGGCACCCCGCGCCGAGACCACGCTCGCGGACCGCCCCGACGCCACCGTCGTCCGGCACGCGGGCACCGTCGCCAAGGCCCACGCGGCGGACACCGACCCCGTCGAGCTGGCCCGCCGTGTCACCGTCGCCGCCCGTCTCCCCGGCATCCTCCTGCCCCCGCTCGGTCCGACGCCCGTCACCCTGCACGAGCGGCTCGTCACCTACTGGCCGTACGGCACCCCCGTCGACCCGCAGGACCCGGACGCGGCGCCGTGGGAGGCCGCGGCCACCCTCCTCGCCCGCCTCCACCGGTCCCCGGCCCCCGCCGCCGTGCCGCCGATGCGCGGCCCGGCCAAGGCGGCCCAGGCGGTCGCCCGGCTCCGCGCCACCGCCCCCGGCCACCCCGCCACCGCCCCCGTGCTGGACGCCTGGGCCGGCCTCCCCGCGTGGGCCCGCGGGGAGGCCGCGATGCCGGACGCGACCACCCTCTGCCACGGTGACCTGCACCTCGGCCAGCTCGTACGCCACCCCGCCCCCGAAGGCCCCTGGCTGCTCATAGACGTCGACGACCTCGGCACCGGCGTCCCCGCGTGGGACCTGGCCCGGCCGGCGGCCTGGTACGCGTGCGGACTGCTGCCGCCGGACGACTGGCACCGCTTCCTGACCGCGTACCGCTCGGCCGGCGGCCCGGCCGTCCCGTCCCACGCGGACCCCTGGACCGCGCTCGACGTACCGGCGCGTGCCCTCACCGTCCAGACCGCCGCCCGGGCCCTCACCAAGGCGGTGGCGGCGGGCCGCGCCCCGGACGAGGTGGAGCGGTCACTGATCGACGCCTGCGCGCGGATGCCCTCGGTCCGCCCTTGA
- a CDS encoding zf-TFIIB domain-containing protein has product MQCPKCHAPMHTYNRNGVQIEQCSGCRGIFLDYGELESLTRLEAQWSQPAPPPPPAAPQAYPAAPAPAWGAPQVGHHGHHGHHRQKSFGRMLFSS; this is encoded by the coding sequence ATGCAGTGCCCCAAGTGCCACGCACCGATGCACACCTACAACCGCAATGGCGTTCAGATCGAGCAGTGCAGCGGCTGCCGAGGCATCTTCCTCGACTACGGCGAGCTGGAGTCGCTGACCCGCCTCGAGGCGCAGTGGTCCCAGCCCGCTCCGCCGCCCCCGCCCGCGGCCCCGCAGGCCTACCCGGCCGCTCCGGCTCCCGCCTGGGGCGCCCCGCAGGTCGGCCACCACGGCCACCACGGTCACCACCGGCAGAAGAGCTTCGGCCGCATGCTCTTCTCCAGCTGA
- a CDS encoding TrmH family RNA methyltransferase, whose protein sequence is MGELLTIDEPDDPRLHDYTGLTDVELRRRREPAEGLFIAEGEKVIRRAGEAGYAMRSMLLSAKWVDTMRDIIDEAPAPVYVVDPALAERVTGYHVHRGALASMRRKPLPAAADLLTTARRVVVMESVNDHTNIGAIFRSAAALGLDAVLLSPDCADPLYRRSVKVSMGAVFSVPYARLDTWPAGLEAVREAGFALLALTPDERAKALDEVAPHRMDRVALMLGAEGDGLSRRALAASDEWVRIPMSHGVDSLNVGAAAAVAFYAVTAGRPSA, encoded by the coding sequence ATGGGCGAACTCCTCACGATCGACGAGCCCGACGACCCGCGTCTGCACGACTACACCGGCCTGACCGACGTCGAGCTGCGCCGCCGCCGCGAACCCGCGGAGGGCCTGTTCATCGCCGAGGGCGAGAAGGTCATCCGGCGGGCCGGCGAAGCGGGCTACGCGATGCGGTCGATGCTGCTCTCCGCCAAGTGGGTCGACACGATGCGCGACATCATCGACGAGGCCCCCGCCCCGGTGTACGTCGTCGACCCGGCGCTCGCCGAGCGGGTCACCGGCTACCACGTGCACCGCGGCGCCCTCGCCTCGATGCGGCGCAAGCCGCTGCCGGCGGCGGCCGACCTCCTGACGACCGCCCGCCGCGTCGTCGTCATGGAGTCCGTCAACGACCACACCAACATCGGCGCGATCTTCCGTTCCGCCGCCGCCCTCGGGCTGGACGCGGTGCTGCTCTCACCGGACTGCGCCGACCCCCTGTACCGGCGCAGCGTGAAGGTCTCCATGGGCGCGGTCTTCTCGGTTCCCTACGCCCGCCTGGACACCTGGCCGGCCGGACTGGAGGCGGTCCGCGAGGCGGGCTTCGCGCTCCTCGCCCTCACTCCCGACGAGCGGGCCAAGGCCCTCGACGAGGTCGCCCCGCACCGGATGGACCGGGTGGCGCTCATGCTGGGCGCCGAGGGCGACGGACTCTCCCGGCGGGCCCTGGCGGCGTCCGACGAGTGGGTCCGCATCCCCATGTCCCACGGCGTCGACTCCCTGAACGTGGGTGCGGCGGCAGCGGTCGCCTTCTACGCGGTGACGGCGGGCCGACCCTCGGCATGA